GCGTATTCCTAGAATTCCTTGTTGTGGGTCGCCAGATGAAACGGAATCGTTGCGCCTGGGGGTTGAACTCGCGCCGTAGGATACCCCGGAGAGGAGAGGTCGGTATAGTCCCCCGGATGATGGATTCGAATGTAGCGGGAACCATGATCGATCCTGCGCAGGCAGGGTTGAAGAAGCACCGGATGACGACGTCCACCGTTGTCTTCATGATCTTTTGTCTTTGTGCCGCCGGCGCCTACGGGATCGAAGAAATGATCCCTCAGGCGGGGCCTGGTCTGACGCTCGTCATGTTGATTGTGCTTCCTTTCGTGTGGAGCACTCCGATGGGGCTGGTGGCCTCGGAGCTAGGGTCCGCAATCCCTCAAGAGGGAGGATTCTACAAGTGGGTACAGCGCGCCTGCGGTGAATTCTGGGGCTTTCAGGCCGGCTGGTGGCGGACCATCTCCATCTATTTCGACAATACGATCTACGTCGTGCTTGCAGGATCGTATACCGCCAGCGTCATCGACCTTACACCGATCGAGGAATATCTCTTCAAGGCGTCGGTCATCGTCCTTTTCACCTACATCAATATTCGAGGCATCAAGGACGTCGGGGCGGTGAGCACGGCCATCTCCATTGTCGTCATGATCGCCTTTGCGATGGTCGCTGCCTTCGGTTTCGCGAACTGGCAGAGCAATCCCTTTGAGCCCTTCATTCCACCGGGTCAGACTCTGCTGCAGAGCATCGGGGCCGGGATTGCGATCGGCATCTGGGTGTACTCCGGCTATGAGTCCATGTCGACCATGGCGGGCGAAATCGAAGATCCCCAGGTGATTCCGAAGGCCACCATGATCACGGTTCCCTTGATCATGGCGGTGTACATCCTGCCCACCATGGGCGGGCTCGCCTCTCTTGGATCCTGGAGTGAATGGGCTTCGGAAGGCGGCCTGTCCTACAGCGATGTCGTAGCGAATCACGTTCCCGCTCTCGGGATCCTATTTGTGTTCGTGGCGGTGATCGCACAGTTTTCCATCTTCAATACCTATATTGCGTCCGGCTCCAGGGGGTTTTTCGCCCTCGCTCAAGATAATTTGGCACCGAGAGCGCTCGTCAAGTGCAGCAAAGAGCGCGGCGTTCCCTACATCGCAGTCTTGTCTCTGGGGGCGTTCAGTCTCGTCGTCTGCATGTTTCCGTTCGAAGTAATCGTGGTCGTGGACGTGATGCTCTTCATGGCCGCCTACGTGCTGATCTTCATCTCCGCCTGCATCTTGCGTATCAAGGAGCCAGACCTCGAAAGACCCTTTAAGGTTCCGTTCGGGACCAAGGGTTTCATCGCCATGTGCGTCCCACCGATCAGCATCGCTTTCGTTGCACTGTTCATCAATGGAACCGATTACTTCGTGGGAGGCATGCTTGCCATGGTGAGCGGGCCAGTCGCGTATTTCATCTTCAGGAGAAAATACGGTGGCTTGACGAAGATCGATCCTGTGCGCCATCCGGGCAATCCAAAGACCGGACTGGGAATCGGCGATACAAAGAGAATGGCGTGGATGTTCGGAATCCTGACGGCAGTCGGAATCATCGCCGTCTTTTTCCTGCCATGGTACGACGACCCACAGTCTTACACGGACGACTACGGGATCGAGGGACTTTTCGACATGCTCATGAGTTGCATACGCTGGATGACCGCGGCCTTTGGCATGCTCACCGCCGCCTTGCTGATCATTGCCAGACGCGTCGAGCCGGCCGAAACGGCGGCGCGACGAGTTGCTGCGTCTCTATGAATTAGCCTAGTATCCGCGGATTACCGAAGGTCCAAACTTTTGTTTTGCGATCAGGGAGTGAACGTCTGTGGCAAATCCGAGTACGAATCCTCAAATTTCAGTAATACGAACCCTCGAGTCCGATCCACCACGATTCACATCCGGCGCCGCAGAGCGAATCGCGCTGCGCAGCTTTGGCATCAAAGCGCAGGCCGCATCGTTAGACAGCGAACGCGATCAAAATTTTCGCCTGCACACAGCCGACGGTACACAATACGTTTTGAAAATCGCCAACGCAGAGGAAGATCCAGCCGCGATTGATTTCGAAAACGCTGTGCTGGAGCACATCCGCACGGTGGCGCCCACTATTCCCGTACCGCGAATTGTTGCATCGACGGGCAACGAGAATGTCGTCATTCATCCTTTCAAGGGCGTGAATTATCTTGTGCGATGTCTTACGTGGCTAACCGGAGAATGCGTGGATGACGTTGAATCGACACCTGGCTTGCGCAAGCAAATGGGCGTGGAATTGGCCACCCTGGGCCGG
This portion of the Myxococcales bacterium genome encodes:
- a CDS encoding APC family permease; its protein translation is MTTSTVVFMIFCLCAAGAYGIEEMIPQAGPGLTLVMLIVLPFVWSTPMGLVASELGSAIPQEGGFYKWVQRACGEFWGFQAGWWRTISIYFDNTIYVVLAGSYTASVIDLTPIEEYLFKASVIVLFTYINIRGIKDVGAVSTAISIVVMIAFAMVAAFGFANWQSNPFEPFIPPGQTLLQSIGAGIAIGIWVYSGYESMSTMAGEIEDPQVIPKATMITVPLIMAVYILPTMGGLASLGSWSEWASEGGLSYSDVVANHVPALGILFVFVAVIAQFSIFNTYIASGSRGFFALAQDNLAPRALVKCSKERGVPYIAVLSLGAFSLVVCMFPFEVIVVVDVMLFMAAYVLIFISACILRIKEPDLERPFKVPFGTKGFIAMCVPPISIAFVALFINGTDYFVGGMLAMVSGPVAYFIFRRKYGGLTKIDPVRHPGNPKTGLGIGDTKRMAWMFGILTAVGIIAVFFLPWYDDPQSYTDDYGIEGLFDMLMSCIRWMTAAFGMLTAALLIIARRVEPAETAARRVAASL